The genomic interval AGAAGGAGCAATGGAAGAGTTGGCTGCAAAGCCAAATACATCCTCTGCTGTGGTATTCTGATGTGTCCAGTCAAAGGTAATAGTGTTTCCCGACCCATTATTGATGATAAACTTTCTATTAATGCTATCATAAGAAACCGTCACACCAGCTACACCCAAATCCGTTTGCAACTGCGCTGCAAGACCTGCCCATGTATATGTACCTGGAGTAATAGTTGTATTTACAAAACCTCCTCCTGCCCCATCGTCAAACCTGATTGTATTATTAGAACTATCTATAACTATAGTATCGAGATATGTGGGTGGTATATCGCCTGTTGCTGCAGCTACTTTATTGGGATCTGAAATCGCCACTCCCATATTAGCAGCAGCATTAGCATAAGGCCGTATAGTGAATGTTTCAAAGGTTGGAGAAGTGGCTAATAAAGCAGCCTGTGTGCCATCTATCCTGACATCAATACCGTAAAACTTAAGTGTCCTTGTGTTTGCAACAGTGGTATCTATATTAATCTTTGTAGTATCAATAGTTGTCCATGTCTTCCCATCAGTAGATTCTCGAATGCGCCAATATATGCCTGTAGCCCCTTCTTGCTGATATTCAGCCTTTTCCGATGCAGATAAAGAAGTGTATTTTGTGGAGTCAATATAATCAATCTGGTACTGCTTTTCAAAATCTATCATATGAAGATTTGATATAGTCACATTAGCATCTGTAATAGACCCTCCTGATACACTGGAGTCTTTTGTTGTAAAAGGCGAGCTAATATTACTGAAAAAATAATTTCCTGTAGAGTTATCCAGACCGTAACCACTCCTATGATATTCATTAATTGTCAATGTCATATCAAGGGCAAAGGCATTCAATCTGTTCATATAATCAGGTATTCCTGTTTCTCTTAAATCAATGTTTGTTTTTAGCTCTCCACTCGATATGTCATTAGTGATTTCTTTTGTCTCTCCGGGCAATGTTATATAAAAATGCATATTATTGTCTGTATCAGTCGAGACACTCATTGTATAAGTCTTTCCACCATCGATAATCGGCACTCCTCCTATTAAAATAGAATACCTGCCTACATTATCCTCAAATGTGCTTACTCTTACTATCTCATTAAGTCTCTCAACAAGAAGGTCTCTCTGGTCTTTTAAATCCAGCGCTCCCGGGGATGTGGAAATTTGCTCATTTAAATCAGCTATTTTTTTTGCAATACTGTTAACTTCATCTACAAGACTTTGACTGCTTTTTAAAAGTTCTGTGCGCTCATCGTCCAATGATGAATAAGCCCTGCTTATCCTTGATGTGAGGTATTCAGCCTTTTTAATTAGCAGTGTCCGCTGTGCATATCCTTCAGGATTTTGCGATACCTCCTGCCATGCATTGAAAAAATCCGTGATAGCAGGACTTATTCCTGTGTCTGATGCTTCATTGAATATATTTTCTATCTTTAAAATAGCCTTTTGATACGCATCCCAGTAAGAGAAATTAGATTGTTCGGTTCTTATCTGTAAAGTAGTAAACGCATCATACATTCTTTTTATTTCTGCAATATTGACTCCTCTACCTGTCATGCCAACAGAGGTTATTGTTCCTGTTGGTATATTTTGAAATATAACATCCTGTCTTGTATAACCAGGTGTTGAGGCATTGGCAATATTGTGCGCAGTGGTATCAAGTGCTCTTCTTGTGGTTAGTAGGGCTGTCTTGCCAATGTCAAACAAACCGAGTACAGCCATTTATGCCTCCACCGATATTTTCTGGCGTGGTGTCACATCAAAGTTATTAAGGAAATTATATGAGGTCTTTATATAATAAAGAGACTTCTCGATCAATATGCTGTTAAATTTGTTGAGTTCTGATATACTGTTAATTATTGATGTAAACCTTAATGCTATATCTGATAATCTCTCTCTGAAACTATCTTCTGCCATACCAGCAACTTCTGTTATAGTCTTGTTTTTAAAGCCAAGATTGTCGAGTATTTTTTCCCGTGCCTCATCGCATACTTTTATCTGTGTAGTTATAGCTTCTTTGTCATTCAATAGTTGTTCAAGTGCCTTTGGGTCAAGGCTTACTATAATGTCTTTTTCCTTCTGCAAAAGTTCAACTAATTGAGTACAGAGAGCAAATTCCCTCTCCAGCACATTGATTAAATCTTCATATAAGTGAGTCAACGATAGCCTCCTTCAAAAGTTTGCCTGCTACTGCCTCACCTTTGACATTATAGGTTCCGGCATTGATGGCATTTTTAATTTCATCTACACGGTCTGCTCGTATTTCAGGAAGTTTGCTGACCTCTACTTGAAGTCTGCTTATCTCTTTAGCCTTCTCTGAGACCGTTACCTGATCTTTGGATAAAACCTCCTCTGATCTTTCCCCACCTCTCTCTTTCGGCTTATCAGGTTTTTGTAAATTAGGTCCGACAACCTCGAGTTTGTCTGTAATTCTCATCTTTCTATCCTCCTTTTGTTTTTATAGGGCATATAAGCCATATATCTATATATCGGAGGATTTGACTAAAAATTAACCAATCATACTCATTGGATCCACTGCCACACCATCTTTTCTTACTTCAAAATGCAGATGAGGCCCCGTAGATCTACCTGATGAGCCTGAAAGTGCTAAAATACTATTCTTATCAACAACATCTCCCGGTTTTACGAGATTTAATGAATTATGGGCATATAAACTTGTCATGCCATTTCCATGATCTACAATTACAGCATTACCATATCCTGATAACTTCCCACTGAATACAACCCTGCCTGCTTGAGCAGCTTTTACAGGACTGCCCTCTGGTATAGCAATATCTACACCATTATGATGCCTTAACCTTCCATCAATTGGGTCATATCTCAGACCATATCCTGATGTCACCCTGCCATGAACAGGCAGATTGAGTTTTCCATCCCAGTGTATCTGGTTTTGGGATTTAGCATCTTGGATACCTGCTGTAGAAATCTTTGAAAAGAAATCGCCAACTCCAATTCCTCTTTCTTCAGCAATAGATTTAGCAATTTCTGATGTTATATAAGGCATATATGTCGAAACAGTTCTGTCTTTGCCAAAAGATGTCTGTTCCATCATTATCTTTAAAAACTCGTTCAAAAAAACAGTTTCTATCTGCTTTGCCATAACCTTATTCGTTGAACGTTCAGAGTCAAGCATTGAGGATTGATATTCAAGTGGTTGTAATTTAGGAATCATATTAGTTCATTACCTCCTTTGACACATGACACTCAACACACTCTGCATGACATTACATTATCACCAGTTCTGCTTTAAGGTTTCCTGATGCCTTTATTGCCTGTAAAATAGCTATTAAATCCTTTGGTGTTACTCCAAGTGCATTAAGAGCCTTTGCAAGTTCTCCTATTGTTGCACCCTTTACTTCGACAAGTGCTGCCTTTTTTTCTTCTGCCTTGACCTCTTTTTGTGGCACTACCACAGTCTCGGCTTTTTCAGGAGACAGCGGCGGTGGCTGTGAGACCTGATATTCAGTTTTTATCTCAATAGTTAAGCCTCCATGTGCAAGGGCAATAGGACTAATGGTTACATTTTCACCTATAACAATTGTGCCAGTCCTCTCATTGACAACTACTCTGGCAGGCGCATCAACATCAACATTTATAAGTTCTACTTTGGACATTAAATCCACTACCTTGCTTGCATAAATATCAGGCACTTTTATCGAGACAACAGAGGGACTCTCTGCCCTGGCAAAAACACCTCCAAGAGTCATATTAATTCTATCAGCAGTCTTTTTAGCAGTTGTAATGTCCGGAACAGTCAATAAGAGATCGAGTCTGTTTTTGTCATTTAACTGCACTGGTACTTCCTTTTCTACAATTGCGCCATTTGGCACAGAACCAACATTCGGATGATTTTTAATTGCCTGTGCACCTGCCCCACCAGCAACAAAACCACCGATAGATACAGGTCCCTGAGCAACTGCATAGACATTTCCATCAGCACCTTTTAGTGGTGTCATTAAAAGCGTACCACCCTGAAGGCTCTTTGCATCACCTATAGAAGATACCTGTACATCAACTTTTGAACCGGGCTTTACCATTGTGGGCAGTTTTGCAGTAACTATAACTGCTGCAATATTCTTTGTCTTTCCTTTTATATCAGCAGCATTTACATTAATCCCCATTCTATTAAGCATGTTGGCAAAGGGTTGAAATATATATGTTCCGTCCTTATCACCTGTTCCGTTGAGTCCCACGACGAGACCATATCCAATAAGTTCATTTTCCCTTACACCAGAAAATGTAGCTATGTCCTTAATGCGCTCTGCATGAACAGAAGACAGACAACAGAAGACAGACAACAGAAGACAGACAACAGAAGACAGACAACAAACTTTTATTTGGTGAATAGGTGAAAACTTTGACACCTTTAAAACCTTCACCGTCTTCTGAAAGACAGTTTGCCTTCTGACTTCTGATTTAACTAAAATGGCCATATCTTATCTAAAAACCTCGCTAACCATCCCGGTGATTGTTTGTCATCTAATACACCGTCACCCACAAGATAAATCTGTGCATCAGCAACATATTGAGACAAAATCGTATTGTTTGATGAAACATCATCAGGCCTAACAATACCTCTAAATACCAGGATCTCTTTTTCGTTATTAACCAATATCTCCTTTCTCGACTCAAGCACCATATTCCCATTAGGTAAAACATCCACAACCTTTGCGGTAATTGTTGCTGTAAGTGTACCCTCTCTCGTTGTATCACCCTTGCCTGCAAAATCAGATTTGCCACTTCCTTTTACTGAAGGAGAAAATACATTTGTCCCTTTGTAGAAACCATTGACAATTGGAAGTTTCTGCACCCCGAAATCTGTATCCATTCCAAAAAAATTGCTTAAGCCGTAATCCGCAGATGAATCACGATTTGCACTTGTTGTTGCTTTTTTAGATGCAGCAGATTTCTCACTGACAAGTATTGTTACCAAATCATTAACCCGTTTTGCCTTTCTATCTTCAAAAAGAGATGCACCATCCTTCCACAGAGAGCCTTCAGATGAATACATCTCTTTTTGCTTTGTTTCTATATACCTCTGCGGCATTGGAGCTTCTTTTATCTCACGAGCCTCTTTCAAGCCAGAACTACAACCCGTAAGAACAGAGGACAAAACACAGAGGACAAAACACAGAGAACAGACTATTTTTTTCTGACTTCTATTTTTTGACTCTCGGCTTCTGACTTTCATATCTTCACCCTCACTGTATTCGGTGATATTAAGATTCCGCTCACTTCTTTTTTTGAGATATCGCATAATACCCTGGCTGCACCTCCTATTATGGCATCACTTCTCAGTACCCCATGAGTTGATATAACAACACTATTTCCTTCAACCACAACTTCAACTTTTTGCCCTCTTTTAATGCTAACATTATCTGTCAGGTGATCTGCCCTTATAATAACCCCTTGCCCGATATTGGCTTTGAGAATTTTCCCCTGGATATCATTTCTGTTAAGCACAGCATTGGCAGGAATTTTTGAAGCCTTCTGTTTTATAGCATAAAAATCATCAGCACTTAAAATAGTGCCTTTTGAAAGTGAACGAAAGGTAATAAATACCTCATTTAAAACATCATAAGATACATCAACTGCTATATTTTTTCTGTTCAATCTCTTATCTATAAGACCAACTATGAAATTTACATTATTTCGCCCAACATATCCATTCATCACAACAGCACTAATTTTATAGCCCTCTAAATTTTCTAAAGCATCTTTTCCTTCAAGTACTCTCAATCCAGTAATCTCTATGTCCTCAGAAATCGTATTTCTTAACTCCTTCACTATTGCCTGCTTGATATTGCCCATTAAGTCTTGCTGATTAGCCATTGCTGAAGTAGTCAGTAACCAGAAAGATAATAACAAGCAATAAATGACAGGTGACAAGTAACGAATAATGAGTCTTTTAAACTTCTGACTTCTCATTTATTATCTCCTCAATGCCGCAGCAGTCTGAAGCATCTCATCCGATGCCTGAACAGCCTTTGAATTAAGGTCATATGCCCTCTGTGCAATTATGAGATTTGCCAGTTCCTCAACAACATTGACATTGGACATTTCTAAAAATCCCTGATTTAAATTACCCCGCCCCTCTGTTCCTGGGGTGCCTGTAATAGCATCACCTGATGCATCTGTTGCAAGAAACAGATTTTTTCCAATCGCCTGAAGTCCTGCTGGATTTATAAATCTTGCTGTCTCGATAGCTCCTATTTCAACAGGGGTGGTACTGCCTCCCTGAAGCACTGTTACCCTGCCATCCGCAGCTATAGTAATCTTGGTTGCATCTGAAGGAATTGTAATTGAAGGCTCAAGTGGATAGCCATCTGATGTGACGATCCTTCCATCTCTGTCAAGTTTGAATGCCCCTGCCCTTGTATAAGCTACAGTCCCATCAGGCCTTGTAACCTGAAAAAATCCATCTCCTTCTATAACAAGGTCAAGGTCATTACCTGTATTTATAAAGTCACCTTGTGTAAAAAGTTTCTGCACTGCAACAGGCTTTACACCAAGACCCACTTGAATTCCTGTTGGAATCTGCACCCCTTCTCCTGATGGTGCACCGGGAGCCTTTATTGTCTGGTACATTAAGTCTTGAAAATCAGCCCTGCCCCTTTTATAACCAACTGTATTCACATTTGCAAGGTTATTAGATATAACATCTACATTGAGAGATTGGGCATGCATTCCTGTTGCTGCTGTAAAAAGTGACCTAATCATAAAACCTCCATTGCTGAGTTATTAAAGACTTCCAATCACTTATTTAGTCATTCACTCAATTACTCTTTTATACTTTTGCTATCTCTGAAACAGTCCTCTGTGAAAGGTCCTCAAAGTTTTTAATAACCTTTTGGGCTGTTTCATATTGTCTTAAAGCAGTTATTATACCAACCATTTCTTGAATTGGATTTACATTTGACATCTCAATGCTGCCTTGCATTATTTCTCCCTTCGAAACACCTACCTCATTACCA from Dissulfurispira thermophila carries:
- the flgM gene encoding flagellar biosynthesis anti-sigma factor FlgM; amino-acid sequence: MRITDKLEVVGPNLQKPDKPKERGGERSEEVLSKDQVTVSEKAKEISRLQVEVSKLPEIRADRVDEIKNAINAGTYNVKGEAVAGKLLKEAIVDSLI
- a CDS encoding flagellar protein FlgN; protein product: MTHLYEDLINVLEREFALCTQLVELLQKEKDIIVSLDPKALEQLLNDKEAITTQIKVCDEAREKILDNLGFKNKTITEVAGMAEDSFRERLSDIALRFTSIINSISELNKFNSILIEKSLYYIKTSYNFLNNFDVTPRQKISVEA
- the flgG gene encoding flagellar basal-body rod protein FlgG; amino-acid sequence: MIRSLFTAATGMHAQSLNVDVISNNLANVNTVGYKRGRADFQDLMYQTIKAPGAPSGEGVQIPTGIQVGLGVKPVAVQKLFTQGDFINTGNDLDLVIEGDGFFQVTRPDGTVAYTRAGAFKLDRDGRIVTSDGYPLEPSITIPSDATKITIAADGRVTVLQGGSTTPVEIGAIETARFINPAGLQAIGKNLFLATDASGDAITGTPGTEGRGNLNQGFLEMSNVNVVEELANLIIAQRAYDLNSKAVQASDEMLQTAAALRR
- the flgA gene encoding flagellar basal body P-ring formation chaperone FlgA; the encoded protein is MRSQKFKRLIIRYLSPVIYCLLLSFWLLTTSAMANQQDLMGNIKQAIVKELRNTISEDIEITGLRVLEGKDALENLEGYKISAVVMNGYVGRNNVNFIVGLIDKRLNRKNIAVDVSYDVLNEVFITFRSLSKGTILSADDFYAIKQKASKIPANAVLNRNDIQGKILKANIGQGVIIRADHLTDNVSIKRGQKVEVVVEGNSVVISTHGVLRSDAIIGGAARVLCDISKKEVSGILISPNTVRVKI
- a CDS encoding flagellar basal body L-ring protein FlgH: MKVRSRESKNRSQKKIVCSLCFVLCVLSSVLTGCSSGLKEAREIKEAPMPQRYIETKQKEMYSSEGSLWKDGASLFEDRKAKRVNDLVTILVSEKSAASKKATTSANRDSSADYGLSNFFGMDTDFGVQKLPIVNGFYKGTNVFSPSVKGSGKSDFAGKGDTTREGTLTATITAKVVDVLPNGNMVLESRKEILVNNEKEILVFRGIVRPDDVSSNNTILSQYVADAQIYLVGDGVLDDKQSPGWLARFLDKIWPF
- a CDS encoding M23 family metallopeptidase — translated: MIPKLQPLEYQSSMLDSERSTNKVMAKQIETVFLNEFLKIMMEQTSFGKDRTVSTYMPYITSEIAKSIAEERGIGVGDFFSKISTAGIQDAKSQNQIHWDGKLNLPVHGRVTSGYGLRYDPIDGRLRHHNGVDIAIPEGSPVKAAQAGRVVFSGKLSGYGNAVIVDHGNGMTSLYAHNSLNLVKPGDVVDKNSILALSGSSGRSTGPHLHFEVRKDGVAVDPMSMIG
- the flgK gene encoding flagellar hook-associated protein FlgK — encoded protein: MAVLGLFDIGKTALLTTRRALDTTAHNIANASTPGYTRQDVIFQNIPTGTITSVGMTGRGVNIAEIKRMYDAFTTLQIRTEQSNFSYWDAYQKAILKIENIFNEASDTGISPAITDFFNAWQEVSQNPEGYAQRTLLIKKAEYLTSRISRAYSSLDDERTELLKSSQSLVDEVNSIAKKIADLNEQISTSPGALDLKDQRDLLVERLNEIVRVSTFEDNVGRYSILIGGVPIIDGGKTYTMSVSTDTDNNMHFYITLPGETKEITNDISSGELKTNIDLRETGIPDYMNRLNAFALDMTLTINEYHRSGYGLDNSTGNYFFSNISSPFTTKDSSVSGGSITDANVTISNLHMIDFEKQYQIDYIDSTKYTSLSASEKAEYQQEGATGIYWRIRESTDGKTWTTIDTTKINIDTTVANTRTLKFYGIDVRIDGTQAALLATSPTFETFTIRPYANAAANMGVAISDPNKVAAATGDIPPTYLDTIVIDSSNNTIRFDDGAGGGFVNTTITPGTYTWAGLAAQLQTDLGVAGVTVSYDSINRKFIINNGSGNTITFDWTHQNTTAEDVFGFAANSSIAPSASDSSDFQVGAGYIQVNNSNNTIRFSEDNGATYVTATIPTGIYTRVRLADVLKQALEGADGATNYNYTITFDATTNKYKILNNGTNPNPNQIIINWTDSLTTAEDLFGFTSDADSSIPVGGYAESINELREGSIVVDNSNNTIRFSEDGGNNYINITIPSGTYTRDELALVLKKAMENADTGTSYTYTVTYDFNTKAYTIANNGGNPNSIIMDWTHSTTTAETVFGFNSNSIITSGGGTDSSDYAVYPVLPGDNGNAKLIASLSGSRFVKGSSPIDYYRAIVTDVSVESQSAKISQSFHNTVVEELERKRQEASGVNLDEEAANLIKYQKSFEAAAKMISIGNDLLDALINMAR
- a CDS encoding flagellar basal body P-ring protein FlgI — protein: MAILVKSEVRRQTVFQKTVKVLKVSKFSPIHQIKVCCLSSVVCLLLSVFCCLSSVHAERIKDIATFSGVRENELIGYGLVVGLNGTGDKDGTYIFQPFANMLNRMGINVNAADIKGKTKNIAAVIVTAKLPTMVKPGSKVDVQVSSIGDAKSLQGGTLLMTPLKGADGNVYAVAQGPVSIGGFVAGGAGAQAIKNHPNVGSVPNGAIVEKEVPVQLNDKNRLDLLLTVPDITTAKKTADRINMTLGGVFARAESPSVVSIKVPDIYASKVVDLMSKVELINVDVDAPARVVVNERTGTIVIGENVTISPIALAHGGLTIEIKTEYQVSQPPPLSPEKAETVVVPQKEVKAEEKKAALVEVKGATIGELAKALNALGVTPKDLIAILQAIKASGNLKAELVIM